A single window of Oncorhynchus keta strain PuntledgeMale-10-30-2019 chromosome 34, Oket_V2, whole genome shotgun sequence DNA harbors:
- the LOC118366450 gene encoding uncharacterized protein LOC118366450 → MDISLTISLMRGQMGTVIERAVSAAVETVLGEMLRVVGIKFDELKMEVVAKEKEAENIRQMLEISRSQMKTMRKHMNALGENAHSATYQSYRTAFGHSDPRRIHGSSEAALGLPQPPRRTVPNNNQIPTTNGNVQARNRVTITIPSENMVRATQPSDNLIRATQPSDNLVRATQPSDNLVRATQPSDNLVRATQPSDNLVRATQPSDNLVRATQPSDNMVTVRATSTSFDSHDDLTTVISQTLEDRTLTPTVSARNSSSEHLEPLKEEPPALLDPEVSDDQRREEEEECQAEWTISTQPPETSTDPGAQLVLSPPRTDGADCSARSVLPSSQPLSQFQVKEEEAEVEIICIKQEPEEVETLLINLAAEGFNSQGNLLLDSHRTIPGSQSQRDRRAPRPPQSQRTLGENTPFTSADSCSYGLSQAVMSMSGVAPRPMVRPWPKDLSLYEEFKMRRTELRRRSQTRQREMEKNLPQPLLADLVKERREKTRLRVARWRAKRKLQACLLTQMTQQTQHQQTGPGLGQGNSLNSGLGNHSQISHPTQHKTTGPTQTPQRNSAAISQSQYNNSFLYNRSHCETGAGNVNYPPLQFNSSSLMLGQHGGHNMVEHIMQPTMTSSSQQGLSLTDSELYQ, encoded by the exons ATGGATATCAGTCTAACCATTTCCCTAATGCGGGGACAGATGGGTACCGTGATAGAGAGAGCGGTTAGTGCCGCTGTCGAGACGGTGTTGGGAGAGATGCTTAGAGTGGTCGGCATTAAATTCGACGAGCTGAAGATGGAGGTAGTAGCTAAAGAGAAAGAGGCGGAGAACATAAGACAGATGCTGGAGATATCCCGATCTCAGATGAAGACCATGCGGAAACACATGAACGCTCTGGGTGAGAACGCGCACTCTGCCACTTATCAGTCCTACCGGACAGCATTCGGCCATTCTGATCCCCGCAGAATTCACGGTTCCTCCGAGGCCGCACTGGGTTTACCACAGCCGCCGAGAAGGACGGTTCCAAACAACAACCAAATTCCCACTACAAATGGAAACGTACAGGCAAGGAATCGAGTCACCATCACCATACCCTCTGAGAATATGGTCAGGGCCACCCAGCCCTCTGATAATTTAATCAGGGCCACCCAGCCCTCTGATAATTTGGTCAGGGCCACCCAGCCCTCTGATAATTTGGTCAGGGCCACCCAGCCCTCTGATAATTTGGTCAGGGCCACCCAGCCCTCTGATAATTTGGTCAGGGCCACCCAGCCCTCTGATAATTTGGTCAGGGCCACCCAGCCCTCTGATAATATGGTAACCGTTAGGGCAACATCAACATCCTTTGACAGTCACGATGATCTGACAACTGTGATCTCCCAGACTCTGGAGGACCGGACATTGACACCCACTGTCTCTGCAAGGAACAGTTCATCAGAGCATCTGGAACCTTTGAAAG AGGAGCCCCCAGCCCTCCTAGACCCCGAGGTGTCTGATgatcagaggagggaggaggaagaagagtgtCAGGCTGAGTGGACCATAAGTACACAGCCACCAGAGACAAGCACAGACCCTGGGGCCCAGCTGGTCCTCTCCCCTCCCAGGACCGACGGAGCAGACTGCTCTGCCAGGAGTGTACTGCCAtcctcccagcccctgtcccagTTCCAAGTGAAAGAGGAGGAAGCTGAGGTGGAGATCATCTGTATCAAACAGGAACCAGAGGAGGTGGAGACCCTGCTGATAAACCTGGCTGCCGAAGGCTTCAACTCTCAGGGCAACCTCCTCCTGGACAGTCATAGGACCATCCCAGGCTCTCAAAGCCAGAGGGATAGGAGAGCACCCCGTCCACCACAGAGCCAGAGGACCTTAGGAGAGAATACACCCTTCACCTCAGCCGACTCTTGTTCAT ATGGGCTGTCCCAGGCAGTGATGTCCATGTCAGGAGTTGCTCCCAGGCCCATGGTGCGTCCGTGGCCCAAGGACCTGAGTCTGTACGAGGAGTTTAAAATGAGACGAACTGagctgaggaggaggagccagacccgtcagagggagatggagaagaacCTTCCCCAGCCTCTATTAGCTGACCTGGTGAAGGAGAGACGAGAGAAGACCCGGCTCAGAGTTGCCCGCTGGAGAGCCAAGAGGAAGCTGCAGGCCTGTCTACTGACTCAGATGACCCAACAGACACAACACCAACAGACTGGACCGGGACTGGGCCAGGGGAATAGTCTGAACAGTGGGCTGGGGAATCATAGCCAGATTAGCCACCCCACACAACACAAAACCACAGGCCCCACTCAGACTCCGCAGAGGAACAGTGCTGCCATCTCTCAATCGCAGTACAATAACAGTTTTTTGTACAACAGAAGTCACTGTGAGACTGGGGCTGGTAACGTTAactaccctcctctccagttcaactcctcctctctaatgctgGGGCAACATGGAGGACACAATATGGTGGAGCACATTATGCAGCCTACAATGACATCATCCTCACAGCAGGGCCTCTCCCTGACAGACTCTGAGCTCTACCAGTAA